From one Melioribacteraceae bacterium genomic stretch:
- a CDS encoding NifU family protein, whose protein sequence is MLQVQDVDLTPNPQALKFILNEKLLQLETRNFAKKEEAQNDPLAKGIFDIEGVVSVFYMDRFVTIEKDPKASWGQIQKPFVDFISKFDKNLVPAEKEVKITEEEQSDVLRKINQILDQRVRPALAGDGGGLEVTGLDGNTLKIRYQGACGTCPSAIRGTLVAIENLLKREVNPAIEVISDL, encoded by the coding sequence ATGTTACAGGTTCAGGATGTTGATTTAACACCGAATCCACAAGCTTTAAAGTTCATCTTAAATGAAAAGCTTTTACAGTTAGAAACCCGCAATTTTGCTAAAAAAGAGGAAGCTCAGAATGATCCGCTTGCAAAAGGTATTTTTGATATCGAGGGGGTAGTTTCGGTTTTTTATATGGATAGATTCGTCACAATTGAAAAAGATCCGAAAGCTAGCTGGGGACAAATTCAAAAGCCTTTTGTTGATTTTATTTCCAAATTTGATAAAAACCTCGTTCCTGCTGAGAAAGAAGTAAAAATTACTGAAGAAGAACAATCTGATGTATTGAGAAAAATTAATCAGATTTTGGATCAAAGAGTTCGTCCTGCTTTAGCCGGAGACGGTGGCGGTTTAGAAGTAACCGGCCTCGATGGAAACACTTTGAAAATACGTTATCAAGGTGCTTGCGGAACGTGCCCAAGTGCAATTAGAGGTACTTTAGTTGCTATCGAAAATCTTTTGAAGAGAGAAGTAAATCCAGCAATTGAAGTGATTTCAGACTTATAA